CGAGAAAATAGTTGTTAAGCGAATTTATGAGCTTTCACTAAGTGGAATAGGAACGGGTAAAATTGCTGATTTATTAAATAATGAAGGAATTGCAACTAGATATAATCAGTATGATGGAGAAATTCGATTAAACAAGTCCAAAGGTGCTGATAAGATTAAAAAATTACCAAAGAAACAAGTTAAATGGTCTGGGAATACGATTAGAGGAATACTCAATAACACAATGTTTTATGGCACTAAAAAAATAGGTGATTTCGCTATTGAAGTCCCAAAGCTTTTTGAACTTGACTTCTGGGAGGAGGTTAATTATAACCTTAAAAACAAAAACAAAAACAATAATCGAAGCGGAGGAACAAAAAAGTATAAATACTTACTAAACAACGTAATAAAGTGCGGGAGATGCGGACGAAACTACAATGGTAAGACTAGAGAGAATAAGAAAGACCACTTTTACTATTGTATGAGTAAAAGGGTTAAAAATGAGAACTGTGGCAATCGTAGTGTGAACATCGATAAAATTGAATTCTTTGTTTGGAGGGTGTTGTTCCAAGATGAGAGAACATTTAAAGCACTTGTTGAGGACATAGGTTCTGTTGGCAAGTTGGAACAGTATAATCAAGAATTAACCGATGCTAATAGTGAATACAAAGAATTACAACTAAAAAAGGATAGGGTTCTGAATCTTGTAAGTGAAGGTATTATGGAGATTGAAGAAGTAAGAAAGAAAATTTCAGAGTTTAGACTTCAGATTACAGAAACAAATGGCTTGATATCCAATATTAAGCAGAAGATAAATAATGTTAATTCTAATGAAATCCAAGACTTACAAAGAAGCTCAGAATATTTTAAAAAACTATCATTTTTGGAAAGAAAAACATTAGTGGAAAAATTTATTGAATCTGTTAAGATTCATTGGGTTGAGAATGAAATTGATGGCGATACTATTCGGTATTATCTTATTGAAGTAATTTATACTATAAATAATATAGTAGAGGTCTACACTAATCATTATGGGTTGGATTTAGATACTTGGTTGAATGTTAAATATGACAAAGTGTTAGATGATATTTACTTCGACTATAAGTTCGTACCTAGCACAGAATATTTCTTTGAAGAATCACCATTTAGGATAGGAAATGATGGCGATTTTTGGACAGACTACACTACATTGGTTCCATATGGTGACATCAATTTCTGGACTACTGAGGATTTAGAAGACCATTATGGAAAAGTCAAATACAGAAAGTTTTTTAAAGAATTGGAGCATAAAACTAATAGTACCTTGATTCGAAAGATATTAGGTTAGTTAAGACCTACTTTTTTAACTTTCGTAACGGTAGTTTGTGAAACACCAACAATTTTACTAATTTCTTTTCCCGTATAGCCTTTTTTAAGTAATTGAAGTACTTTCTTATTAACAGGTTTACTCAAAAAAGTAAGATTGTCTTCTGTTGTTCCTTTCATTCTTCCGTAGTACAGACCACGAGATTTTCTTAATTCAATTCCCTGACGTTGATTCTCTAAAATTTGTTTACGACCCATTTCACCGACAATTCCGAGTATACTGATAACCAACTTAGAAATAGAATTCTCGTTTCCATTATCATCAAGAGTTCGTAAGCCTTGTGAAATGAAGTAAACACAAATTGAATTTTCATTGAAAAAATGTAGACTATTCATAATATCTCTTAAATCTCTTCCTAGTCTATCAATCGACCAAACATTAAGGGTAAAATCTATGTCCTTGTTAATCAAATTAATTAATTGTTTACCCCCTTCTCTTTCGAATAAAGGAATGCTACCAGAACATTTATCTTCAAGAACTAAATCATAATCAGTCTCATTTATTCTTTGTCTATCGGATTTCTGCTCAATTGTACTCACTCTCGTATATAAAACTCTCATATTTTCTTTTATTTATTATGAATGTACTAGACGACAACGTAATAGATTTACCGTGGTGAAGTTTATCATCAAAATTGTGATTTTATCAACGTAATTTAAAGTGATAACTGTGAGCACTGCATATACAGACGGTATCAATCACAGGTATACTCTAAAAGTGCTATTTACATATAGTAATTTAAAAGTTGCTTAATCAAAAGAATTTGAATTTTTTCGTTGGTTCAATAATTTGGCAAAAAAAAATTGGGAAAAAATTTCGTGGACATCCGACCAAATATCGGATAGGCGTACTTTTAGGGGCTAATTTTTAATACGAAATTAGCCCTTTTTTTAGCGCCTATTTTAACAGTTTCTACGAAAATATTGTAGTTTTATTGTATACCTATTTTTATTTCATAATCTTCATCTGGTAGCTCAGCTATCCCGTTCAGGGCTCTGGAGCGTTGGTTTTTATAATAGAGTAGTGATTGAAGGAGTTTTACGAAACAATTATAAATGTGGTCTGTAGAGTCTGAGGAGCATATTTAGTTAGAATATCTGAAAATTATGTTTTCTGCGTAGCTTTTTTTGATTTCTTTCAAATCAGCGACATCATGGTGGCTGTTTTCTTTATAGAACTCTAATAAGTCATCAGGATTAAAAAACAATGATTTTCTAAACTCATTCCACACAAAATCTATACTCATCTCATTATAGTTATTCAGAGTGCTTAGGAAAGATATCAATTTGTCATTTTTTATGCCGTGATACTCTAATGCCTCTGTATATTCGATAGATTTTAAAGTGTACGACATCTGCAACTTATTAAACTGGAAACTTAACATAATCAGTTCTGAATCCATGAACAAGGTTTCTTTGTTCCAAAATTTAAGAAACATCATCAGATTAGGATAGGTTGAATTTATTTGGGTATCGTAAAAATGAAGGCCAGCAATCGGCATTATTCCAGAACTAAATTGGACATAAAGATTTCTCATAGAATTGTTTTTCACCCTTCCTAATTATTTGTCTCCCTGAAAAAAGGTCTTTCTTAATGATATACTTATATGTTTTGTACGTGGGAACATCTGTTTCGCATTTCACCATAATTCTAGACTTGGGGTCATTAATATAGACCCCAAAATATGTATCAACCAAATTATATATTCTATTAAGATTCAGGTTTTCTACATCAGTTCCAATATGTATATGCATATTGGAACCTTTTGTGTGGTCATCATCTTCGACTCCATAAATAAAATTATTTTCAGGAAATTCCTTTTTTAACCTGCCCATGAAATCATCGAATATTGCTCTACTTTTATATTTCGAACTTGGGTTAATGGTTGTAAAACTTTTTATCTCAAAATTGATAAGAGGTTGCGTTTTTCTGTTCTTGTTTTTACGTTTTGGCATGTATTCATCTACAATAGAATAATCGACTCTATAAGTCCCACGGATTTTCACAATCAAATCTGATTTTTGATACTTGCCATTTTTAAGCTTTTTATTTCTAGCCCTGACAACTTGGTAATGAAGCCCAGTAATTTGGGCAATTTGTTTGAGGTTATAGTAAATGGGTAGCGTAC
The DNA window shown above is from Flavobacteriales bacterium and carries:
- a CDS encoding recombinase zinc beta ribbon domain-containing protein; its protein translation is SGTIDDRPEFQRLLVDIIDGEIGSIWAYDDSRIQRNPEIRYLLNNTLRQYKIDYYTHVNGKVDLYNPESELMGGIMAEFNKYFVTITSIKIKSVLRRRALGGKGWGMPPYGYNYDGEGYYQLNDNEKIVVKRIYELSLSGIGTGKIADLLNNEGIATRYNQYDGEIRLNKSKGADKIKKLPKKQVKWSGNTIRGILNNTMFYGTKKIGDFAIEVPKLFELDFWEEVNYNLKNKNKNNNRSGGTKKYKYLLNNVIKCGRCGRNYNGKTRENKKDHFYYCMSKRVKNENCGNRSVNIDKIEFFVWRVLFQDERTFKALVEDIGSVGKLEQYNQELTDANSEYKELQLKKDRVLNLVSEGIMEIEEVRKKISEFRLQITETNGLISNIKQKINNVNSNEIQDLQRSSEYFKKLSFLERKTLVEKFIESVKIHWVENEIDGDTIRYYLIEVIYTINNIVEVYTNHYGLDLDTWLNVKYDKVLDDIYFDYKFVPSTEYFFEESPFRIGNDGDFWTDYTTLVPYGDINFWTTEDLEDHYGKVKYRKFFKELEHKTNSTLIRKILG
- a CDS encoding recombinase family protein — translated: MSTIEQKSDRQRINETDYDLVLEDKCSGSIPLFEREGGKQLINLINKDIDFTLNVWSIDRLGRDLRDIMNSLHFFNENSICVYFISQGLRTLDDNGNENSISKLVISILGIVGEMGRKQILENQRQGIELRKSRGLYYGRMKGTTEDNLTFLSKPVNKKVLQLLKKGYTGKEISKIVGVSQTTVTKVKKVGLN